A genomic region of Enterococcus sp. 12C11_DIV0727 contains the following coding sequences:
- a CDS encoding dihydroxyacetone kinase subunit DhaK: protein MRRLVNDGYEVVEEMLAGYCAAHEEYVKFAGNERVLVSKKMSEEPKVRVIVGGGSGHEPLFIGYVGKNFADASVVGNINTSPAPDACYDAVKAVDSGKGCLFMYGNYAGDVMNFDMGAELAAEDGIRVETVLITDDVYSAKNIPDRRGVAGDVPVFKVAGAAAAKGYDLDRVKELAEKANSNTYSMGVALSSSTLPVTGKAIFQMDEGDMEVGMGIHGEPGIERSKLEPADKVVDQLLHYILEDAKAKTGEEYHVMVNGLGGLPVMDLYVCYRRVAEVLKEKGIMIHRPLVGNYATSMDMVGMSITIVRLDGELKELLDMSCDTPYMKL from the coding sequence ATGAGAAGATTAGTAAATGATGGATATGAAGTAGTTGAAGAGATGCTGGCAGGTTATTGCGCTGCCCATGAAGAGTATGTCAAATTTGCTGGCAATGAAAGAGTTCTTGTTAGCAAAAAAATGAGTGAAGAACCCAAAGTACGCGTGATCGTCGGTGGTGGATCAGGACATGAACCTTTATTTATCGGGTATGTAGGAAAAAATTTTGCTGATGCTTCTGTTGTCGGTAATATCAACACTTCACCTGCACCAGATGCTTGTTATGATGCTGTAAAAGCTGTAGATAGTGGCAAAGGCTGCCTGTTCATGTACGGAAATTATGCTGGAGATGTGATGAACTTTGATATGGGAGCAGAACTTGCCGCAGAAGATGGTATTAGAGTTGAAACAGTCTTGATTACAGATGATGTATACTCAGCTAAAAATATTCCAGATCGTCGTGGTGTAGCTGGAGATGTTCCAGTATTTAAAGTTGCAGGAGCAGCGGCTGCTAAAGGATATGACTTAGATAGAGTGAAAGAATTAGCAGAAAAAGCGAATAGTAATACTTATTCTATGGGTGTTGCATTATCCTCATCCACATTGCCAGTGACAGGAAAAGCTATTTTCCAAATGGATGAAGGTGATATGGAAGTTGGTATGGGCATCCACGGTGAACCAGGAATCGAACGAAGTAAATTAGAACCAGCAGATAAAGTTGTGGATCAACTTTTGCACTATATTTTAGAAGATGCAAAAGCAAAGACCGGAGAAGAGTATCATGTGATGGTCAATGGTCTAGGTGGGTTACCTGTAATGGATCTATATGTTTGTTATCGCCGTGTTGCTGAAGTGCTAAAAGAAAAAGGAATCATGATCCATAGACCACTAGTAGGAAATTATGCAACGTCAATGGATATGGTTGGTATGTCGATCACAATTGTTAGGTTAGATGGTGAATTAAAGGAGTTGCTTGATATGTCATGTGATACGCCATATATGAAATTATAG
- a CDS encoding Lin0368 family putative glycerol transporter subunit, protein MTISLGIATILGGFLFPFVVRMIWGKMVDQWGAIGGWMAAAFVVGTIWCINHGISTPMITQSGTAWVDMGLSAGVGVWVASALTGGSVKKSYRNILAAVSGGILGGFLLSLFL, encoded by the coding sequence ATGACGATTAGTTTAGGGATTGCAACAATTTTAGGTGGTTTTTTATTTCCATTTGTGGTTCGGATGATCTGGGGAAAAATGGTTGATCAATGGGGGGCGATTGGCGGTTGGATGGCAGCGGCATTTGTTGTTGGAACTATTTGGTGTATCAATCATGGAATTTCCACACCGATGATCACACAATCTGGAACAGCGTGGGTCGACATGGGATTATCTGCTGGCGTAGGTGTTTGGGTTGCTTCTGCATTAACAGGAGGCAGTGTGAAAAAATCATATAGAAATATTTTAGCAGCAGTTTCAGGTGGTATTCTTGGTGGATTCTTATTGTCATTATTTTTATAA
- a CDS encoding Lin0368 family putative glycerol transporter subunit: MKFIRGLVGYTIAGMLVMAVWGQLGAFGIFGGYLAAFIIIGPMWFMNHFVNLVGNKDDAAFVDMGLAIGVCGIMRDTFMNGTESLVSSLPTIGLVVVGAILGGIVAAAFEKNMAKDDEYEETAPEPGMTGKELDRLAETE; encoded by the coding sequence ATGAAGTTCATACGAGGATTGGTTGGCTACACAATTGCTGGAATGTTAGTGATGGCAGTCTGGGGACAGTTAGGTGCTTTTGGAATTTTTGGTGGTTACTTAGCAGCTTTTATCATTATTGGTCCGATGTGGTTTATGAATCATTTTGTTAACTTAGTAGGAAATAAAGATGATGCTGCATTTGTTGATATGGGGCTAGCGATCGGCGTATGTGGAATTATGCGGGATACATTTATGAATGGAACTGAGAGCCTAGTATCTTCATTACCAACAATTGGTTTAGTTGTAGTCGGTGCGATTCTTGGCGGAATTGTCGCTGCAGCGTTTGAAAAAAATATGGCAAAAGATGACGAGTATGAAGAAACTGCACCAGAGCCTGGCATGACGGGAAAAGAATTGGATCGTTTAGCAGAAACGGAATAA
- the dhaM gene encoding dihydroxyacetone kinase phosphoryl donor subunit DhaM, whose translation MFGIILVSHSQKITDGTKEMIEEMTGELEGVRVISAGGTGDGRLGTNSVMIMDYIEACQDCDHILIFCDIGSAILSSETAIDLIEDDGLKGKVEIMDCPLVEGAFAAAVQASVSQNKQLVVAELSHL comes from the coding sequence ATGTTTGGAATAATATTGGTCTCTCATAGTCAAAAAATTACAGATGGAACAAAAGAAATGATTGAAGAAATGACAGGTGAATTAGAGGGCGTTAGGGTTATTTCAGCAGGTGGTACAGGCGATGGACGCTTAGGAACGAATTCAGTCATGATTATGGACTATATAGAGGCTTGTCAGGATTGCGACCATATTTTGATTTTCTGCGATATTGGAAGCGCTATTTTGAGTTCGGAAACAGCCATCGATTTGATTGAAGATGATGGATTAAAAGGGAAGGTAGAAATCATGGATTGTCCATTAGTAGAAGGTGCTTTTGCTGCTGCTGTTCAAGCGTCCGTTTCACAAAACAAACAATTAGTTGTTGCAGAGTTAAGTCATTTATAA
- a CDS encoding triose-phosphate isomerase family protein has protein sequence MTKRKPIVGISLKMYQNQIKEAQRFAKRISELTGQVEEVEQFMCPGMGVLYPVSVMIKHSKIGLGAQNMAPVAYGAYTGEFSIDSLLDMEGTYVELGHIERRAIFGESDDLINQKVLLALEKGVAPVLCIGELDHSDDYQEIKNLLMKQLFLALNQVPKDQAEKVILAYEPAWAVGKTLAASAVHVHAVHAAIRECLTTLYSHKIAQKMRIIYGGSVSQENVQLIVSNENVDGVFVGRFGHDPERYANIVKTVKMIKEV, from the coding sequence ATGACAAAAAGAAAACCTATCGTAGGAATTAGCTTAAAAATGTATCAAAATCAGATCAAGGAAGCTCAACGATTTGCTAAAAGGATTTCTGAGTTAACAGGGCAAGTCGAAGAAGTGGAGCAATTTATGTGTCCAGGGATGGGTGTTCTTTATCCAGTTTCAGTAATGATTAAGCATTCTAAGATTGGTTTAGGTGCTCAAAATATGGCCCCTGTTGCTTATGGTGCATATACAGGAGAATTCTCGATTGATTCGTTACTGGATATGGAGGGAACGTATGTAGAATTAGGACATATAGAACGACGGGCGATTTTTGGTGAAAGTGATGACTTGATCAACCAAAAAGTATTATTGGCTTTAGAAAAAGGGGTGGCCCCTGTTCTTTGTATTGGAGAATTGGATCATAGTGACGATTACCAAGAAATAAAAAATTTATTAATGAAGCAATTATTCTTAGCGCTTAACCAAGTTCCTAAAGACCAAGCTGAAAAAGTTATTTTAGCATATGAGCCAGCTTGGGCAGTTGGGAAAACACTAGCAGCTAGTGCAGTTCACGTCCATGCCGTTCATGCTGCTATTAGAGAATGTTTAACAACGCTTTATTCACATAAAATAGCTCAAAAAATGCGTATTATTTATGGTGGTTCAGTTTCACAAGAAAATGTTCAGTTGATTGTTTCGAATGAAAATGTTGATGGAGTTTTTGTCGGGCGATTTGGTCATGATCCTGAACGTTATGCGAACATCGTTAAGACAGTCAAAATGATCAAGGAGGTTTAG
- the fsa gene encoding fructose-6-phosphate aldolase, producing the protein MKFFLDTANTEEIKRINELGLVDGVTTNPTIIAKEGRDFKEVIVEICELVEGPVSAEIIALDTQGMIQEARDIAKWADNVVVKIPMTEAGLKAVHILSEENIQTNVTLVFTVAQGLMAAKAGATFISPFVGRLDDIGTDSLALIKNLRNVLDQYGYATEIIAASIRNLKHVEDVAELGADIATIPGSIFPKLWSHPLTDAGIKAFMNDWENFTK; encoded by the coding sequence ATGAAATTTTTTCTTGATACAGCTAATACTGAAGAAATCAAAAGAATCAATGAGCTTGGTTTAGTAGATGGTGTGACAACTAATCCAACAATCATCGCTAAAGAAGGAAGAGACTTTAAAGAAGTCATTGTTGAGATTTGTGAACTGGTAGAAGGTCCTGTAAGCGCTGAGATCATCGCACTAGATACGCAAGGCATGATCCAAGAAGCTAGAGATATAGCCAAATGGGCCGACAATGTTGTTGTAAAAATCCCTATGACAGAAGCAGGATTGAAAGCGGTTCATATTTTAAGTGAAGAAAATATACAAACAAATGTGACGTTGGTTTTTACCGTTGCACAAGGATTGATGGCAGCAAAAGCAGGGGCAACATTTATCAGTCCGTTTGTGGGTAGACTAGATGATATCGGCACAGATAGCTTAGCTTTAATCAAAAATTTAAGAAATGTCCTGGATCAGTATGGTTATGCTACTGAAATTATAGCAGCCAGCATTCGAAATTTGAAGCATGTCGAAGATGTGGCAGAATTAGGAGCAGATATAGCAACGATTCCTGGAAGTATTTTTCCAAAACTGTGGTCTCATCCTTTAACGGATGCTGGAATCAAAGCATTTATGAATGACTGGGAAAATTTTACAAAGTAA
- the rpiB gene encoding ribose 5-phosphate isomerase B: MKIGIGSDHNAFEMKTQLKEHIETLGIEVIDFGCFSPEEVDYPSIAFEVANGINDGKIERGILVCGTGIGMAMAANKVPGVRAAQCHDTYSAERAQLSNNAQIITMGSKVIGIEVAKKVVSEYLSVKFEGGNSARKIDQIMQKESEVAK; this comes from the coding sequence ATGAAAATCGGGATCGGTTCAGACCACAATGCATTTGAAATGAAAACTCAATTAAAAGAACATATCGAAACTTTAGGAATAGAAGTCATCGATTTTGGCTGTTTTTCACCAGAAGAAGTAGATTATCCTTCTATTGCTTTTGAGGTAGCAAATGGTATTAATGATGGAAAAATTGAACGAGGTATCTTAGTTTGTGGAACAGGTATTGGCATGGCGATGGCCGCTAACAAAGTTCCAGGGGTTAGGGCAGCACAATGTCATGATACCTATTCTGCAGAACGTGCCCAGTTAAGTAACAATGCGCAAATCATTACAATGGGCTCAAAAGTTATTGGAATAGAAGTAGCAAAGAAAGTTGTTTCGGAATATCTTTCTGTCAAGTTTGAAGGCGGGAATTCTGCACGTAAAATTGATCAAATTATGCAAAAAGAATCAGAAGTTGCCAAATAA
- a CDS encoding DeoR/GlpR family DNA-binding transcription regulator encodes MYTDQRREKILSLLQEQESVSVNGLTEVLNVSRATIRSDLNYLSKNNLLIRTHGGAIRSKEDETLKIDKNYDIRKQKNIDKKAQIAKKALAYIQSGECIVLDASSTCYELAKLIDQSDLKLTILTNGIRTASLLKENYNLTVILIGGVVKGSSNAVEGILGIEILKKLNIDTLFTSAYAISSSEGLSDFNLYEVELKKRMVEIAPHTIALIDSTKFEKKSIATFAKLNQLEVLITDDQLLQEVKKHYENDVEIL; translated from the coding sequence TTGTATACAGACCAACGAAGAGAGAAGATTTTGTCCCTATTACAGGAACAAGAGTCTGTATCTGTTAACGGGTTAACAGAAGTTTTAAATGTCTCACGAGCCACAATTCGCTCTGATCTAAATTATTTAAGTAAAAATAATCTTTTGATTCGTACACATGGTGGAGCAATTCGCAGTAAAGAAGATGAAACACTTAAAATCGACAAAAATTATGATATTCGTAAACAAAAGAATATAGATAAAAAGGCACAAATTGCTAAAAAGGCATTAGCTTATATTCAATCAGGCGAGTGTATTGTGTTAGATGCCAGCTCAACTTGCTATGAACTGGCTAAATTAATCGATCAATCTGATTTAAAATTAACGATTTTGACCAATGGTATTCGTACAGCATCTTTATTGAAGGAAAACTATAATTTGACGGTAATTTTAATTGGTGGCGTTGTTAAAGGTTCATCCAATGCTGTTGAAGGGATTTTGGGTATTGAAATTTTGAAGAAACTAAATATCGATACTTTATTCACCTCAGCTTATGCTATTTCTTCATCCGAAGGTCTATCGGATTTCAATCTTTATGAAGTTGAATTAAAGAAACGCATGGTGGAAATTGCACCACATACGATTGCTTTGATCGACAGCACTAAATTTGAGAAAAAATCTATTGCGACATTTGCAAAATTGAATCAGTTAGAAGTCCTGATCACTGATGACCAATTGTTGCAGGAAGTAAAAAAACATTACGAAAATGATGTTGAAATTTTGTAA
- a CDS encoding dihydrofolate reductase family protein: protein MSREVILYIAASVDGYIAEPDGSIDFLGGGIELVEEDTSYQELMEKIDTVVMGRTTYDQVVNELAVDQYPYEEQSSYIITSQPDQNTEKLFFTSQGPVELIQELKEQEGEAIWVVGGASIIAPLVEANLIDTYILTTIPTILGKGICLFNEFNGPVNLKVDQVYVKNDMVYTTYTRRESIV from the coding sequence ATGAGTAGAGAAGTTATTTTGTACATTGCAGCAAGTGTCGATGGGTATATCGCTGAACCAGATGGCAGTATTGATTTTTTAGGCGGCGGGATTGAATTAGTGGAAGAGGATACTAGTTATCAAGAATTGATGGAAAAGATCGATACAGTAGTGATGGGACGGACAACGTATGATCAAGTAGTCAATGAATTGGCGGTTGATCAATATCCATATGAAGAGCAATCATCTTACATTATCACAAGTCAACCAGATCAAAATACTGAAAAGCTATTCTTTACAAGTCAAGGACCTGTTGAGTTAATTCAAGAATTGAAAGAGCAAGAGGGTGAAGCGATTTGGGTCGTTGGCGGAGCAAGTATTATTGCACCTTTAGTCGAAGCAAATTTGATTGATACTTATATTCTTACGACAATTCCGACGATTTTAGGGAAAGGGATTTGTTTATTTAATGAATTCAATGGACCGGTGAATTTGAAGGTAGACCAAGTTTATGTGAAGAATGATATGGTGTATACAACGTATACAAGAAGAGAGTCTATCGTTTAA
- a CDS encoding uroporphyrinogen-III synthase, producing the protein MNKILLTRLIEDNEEDRLYFQQKGFETVEIPLIELKKRVLDQSFEIMVKQSEWIFLTSQHAAEFFFQQISQKEIEMKKFAVIGEKTAQVLFANQVETTFQAPCATKKNLFERWAASYLEPTTIFYPKSNLADNIGEAELVAKGHRLFTPILYDNDFPKENQQLLRKQLQTERIAAVYLASPSLWQRFLSVYKEVKIREMPMLYCLGETTRQAILKDGYKAKLRKEV; encoded by the coding sequence ATGAATAAAATTCTTTTAACACGTTTGATAGAAGATAACGAAGAGGATCGTTTGTATTTTCAGCAAAAAGGATTTGAGACGGTTGAAATTCCATTGATTGAATTGAAAAAAAGAGTTTTAGATCAATCATTTGAGATAATGGTGAAACAGAGTGAGTGGATTTTTTTAACAAGTCAACATGCAGCGGAGTTCTTTTTTCAGCAAATAAGTCAAAAAGAGATTGAGATGAAAAAATTTGCTGTGATCGGTGAGAAGACTGCTCAGGTGCTTTTCGCGAATCAGGTAGAGACAACATTCCAAGCGCCATGTGCAACTAAAAAGAACTTATTTGAGAGATGGGCAGCCAGTTATTTAGAACCAACTACGATTTTTTATCCCAAAAGTAATTTAGCTGATAACATTGGTGAAGCAGAATTAGTCGCTAAAGGGCATCGGTTATTTACGCCAATCCTTTACGATAATGACTTTCCAAAAGAAAATCAACAGTTACTACGAAAGCAATTACAAACGGAAAGAATAGCTGCAGTTTATTTAGCAAGTCCATCCTTATGGCAACGGTTTTTATCCGTTTATAAAGAAGTTAAGATAAGAGAAATGCCGATGCTATACTGTTTAGGTGAAACAACAAGACAAGCTATTCTAAAAGATGGTTACAAAGCAAAACTAAGAAAAGAAGTATAG
- the hemC gene encoding hydroxymethylbilane synthase, which translates to MKTVRVGTRNSPLAMKQTMIVLALLKEVHGDFPVEIVPMTTKGDQMLSVSLAKIGGKGLFINEVEQALLKGSIDFAVHSLKDMPAKVADGLTLAAIPERSDPADCLIFREVNTLEVLPFGARIGTSSLRREFQMKNLREGIQVESIRGNVGTRLKRMEEQSLDGIVLAVAGLKRLDWFAEPTHPYLILTCEQCIPAVGQGALAVECRSQDQAMNDFLKPIDHLLTRKLVMEERDFLAMLNGNCDIPIGAFASQEQNGYRFSGFLGDKELQQSFTKSVTVQEIEGVGTQVARTLLTEMNQESI; encoded by the coding sequence ATGAAAACCGTCCGTGTCGGTACCAGAAATAGTCCCTTAGCAATGAAACAAACAATGATCGTGTTAGCGTTACTAAAAGAAGTTCATGGTGATTTTCCAGTTGAGATCGTTCCGATGACGACCAAAGGAGATCAGATGCTTTCTGTTAGTCTTGCTAAAATCGGTGGAAAAGGATTATTTATCAATGAAGTAGAACAAGCTTTGTTGAAAGGTTCGATTGACTTTGCGGTCCATAGCTTAAAAGATATGCCGGCAAAAGTTGCAGATGGATTGACGCTAGCTGCGATTCCAGAGCGAAGTGATCCAGCTGATTGTTTGATTTTTCGAGAAGTAAATACTTTGGAAGTATTACCGTTTGGTGCTAGAATTGGAACGAGTAGTTTACGGCGGGAATTCCAAATGAAAAATTTGCGTGAAGGTATTCAAGTTGAATCGATTCGAGGCAACGTTGGAACTCGTTTGAAGCGGATGGAAGAGCAAAGCTTAGACGGGATCGTGTTGGCTGTTGCTGGTTTAAAACGTTTAGATTGGTTTGCAGAACCCACCCATCCTTACCTTATTTTAACCTGTGAGCAATGTATTCCAGCGGTAGGACAAGGTGCTTTAGCTGTAGAGTGTCGTAGCCAAGATCAAGCGATGAACGATTTTTTAAAACCAATCGATCATTTATTAACAAGAAAATTAGTTATGGAAGAGCGTGACTTTTTAGCGATGTTAAATGGAAATTGTGATATTCCTATTGGTGCTTTCGCTAGTCAAGAGCAAAATGGTTACCGCTTTTCAGGGTTTTTAGGAGATAAGGAGTTACAACAATCCTTCACTAAAAGTGTGACTGTTCAAGAAATAGAGGGTGTTGGAACGCAAGTAGCCAGAACGTTGTTAACTGAAATGAATCAGGAATCAATATGA
- a CDS encoding formate/nitrite transporter family protein, with protein sequence MSSLQPPEIVDVTIEKGVQKARASFLTLAVLGFLAGVFIAVAGIAMIRAMGTMPKEWGSLVNVIGAAVFPFGLICLLLAGGELVTGNMMVVSMALFARKISGKEWLRNIVIVTIFNLLGSLFVAYFFGYLSGALQGDFAERAIQVSLGRTKDTFLQGFLSGIACNFLVSTAVYLNFAAKDFIGKIVGIFLPIMGFVICGFQHVVANMFLIPMGILLGGNTWSAFGQNMVSVYLGNIIGGGFFVAGLYFLAYKVGTGQLSKK encoded by the coding sequence ATGAGTTCACTTCAACCACCAGAAATAGTTGATGTTACAATTGAAAAAGGGGTTCAAAAAGCGCGAGCTAGTTTTTTGACTTTGGCGGTATTAGGGTTTTTAGCAGGGGTTTTTATTGCTGTTGCAGGCATTGCAATGATTCGGGCGATGGGAACGATGCCGAAAGAATGGGGGTCACTTGTTAATGTGATCGGTGCTGCAGTTTTTCCTTTTGGCTTGATTTGTTTGTTATTAGCTGGAGGAGAATTAGTTACAGGGAATATGATGGTCGTTTCGATGGCATTGTTCGCTAGAAAAATCAGTGGCAAAGAATGGCTGAGAAATATTGTGATCGTGACGATTTTTAATTTGCTTGGTTCATTATTTGTCGCGTACTTCTTTGGTTATTTAAGTGGAGCCTTACAAGGTGATTTTGCTGAGCGTGCGATCCAAGTTTCACTGGGAAGAACGAAAGATACCTTTTTACAAGGCTTTCTTTCAGGTATTGCGTGTAACTTTTTAGTCAGTACAGCTGTTTATTTGAATTTTGCAGCAAAAGATTTTATTGGAAAAATTGTAGGGATTTTCCTGCCGATCATGGGTTTTGTGATTTGTGGGTTCCAGCACGTTGTAGCCAATATGTTTTTGATTCCAATGGGGATTCTTTTAGGTGGGAATACTTGGTCAGCGTTTGGGCAAAATATGGTTAGTGTTTACTTAGGCAATATTATTGGTGGCGGCTTTTTTGTAGCTGGTCTCTATTTCTTAGCCTATAAAGTCGGTACTGGGCAGTTGTCAAAAAAATGA
- the cobA gene encoding uroporphyrinogen-III C-methyltransferase: MGKVYFVGAGSGDPELLTLKGKRVLESADVIIYDRLVHPVLLYLAKDSARFIYSGKYPKNHVLKQKNINQLLLEEGRKNQLIVRLKGGDPSIFGRVGEEITTLKSEGVSYEIVPGVTAASAASSYSGIPLTHRDHSSKVTLATAHRQAGEMLDFKGLTENGTMCLYMGVEQVASTQQKLLEQGVSKELPVAIIEWGSLGRQRTITTTVEVMINAIETHQIQNPALIIIGEVVSCRNGADWFEQLPLFGHRIVLIDTKTIDFETIITYTQQGADVYAIQVGEQRDQRFDEVHQRYLSDHYFDEVVYLDQKLATMYEKEWDVLIKEIV, encoded by the coding sequence ATGGGGAAAGTCTATTTTGTCGGGGCTGGTTCAGGAGATCCAGAACTACTAACATTAAAAGGGAAACGCGTGTTGGAATCAGCTGATGTGATTATCTACGATCGTCTGGTTCATCCAGTTTTGCTCTATTTGGCAAAAGATTCAGCACGCTTTATTTATAGTGGGAAGTACCCCAAAAATCATGTGTTAAAGCAAAAAAATATTAATCAATTATTGTTAGAAGAGGGACGGAAGAATCAGCTTATCGTTCGATTGAAAGGCGGTGATCCTAGTATTTTTGGTCGAGTTGGTGAAGAAATCACCACCCTTAAAAGTGAAGGCGTCAGCTATGAAATCGTCCCTGGAGTAACTGCTGCATCAGCTGCTAGCAGTTACAGTGGCATTCCGCTTACGCATCGTGACCATAGCAGTAAAGTAACGTTAGCAACCGCTCATCGCCAAGCAGGTGAGATGCTGGATTTTAAAGGGTTAACGGAAAACGGTACAATGTGCTTATATATGGGTGTAGAGCAAGTAGCAAGTACACAGCAAAAGCTTTTAGAACAAGGGGTTTCAAAGGAATTACCAGTGGCAATCATCGAATGGGGCAGCTTAGGTCGTCAGCGTACGATTACGACAACCGTTGAAGTGATGATCAACGCAATTGAAACGCATCAAATTCAAAACCCGGCGTTGATTATTATAGGAGAGGTTGTTTCTTGCCGAAATGGTGCCGATTGGTTTGAACAATTGCCATTATTTGGACATAGAATAGTGTTGATCGATACAAAAACAATCGATTTTGAAACGATTATTACTTATACACAGCAAGGAGCCGATGTTTATGCCATTCAAGTTGGTGAACAGCGGGATCAGCGCTTTGATGAGGTGCATCAGCGATATTTAAGTGATCATTATTTTGATGAAGTAGTGTATTTAGATCAAAAATTGGCAACAATGTATGAAAAAGAGTGGGATGTTTTAATTAAGGAAATTGTCTAG
- the nirD gene encoding nitrite reductase small subunit NirD: MEKILVGQLASLAPRMGKEVIVGEQKIAVFRLSDDRIKAIENVCPHKQGPLAEGTVSGEYVFCPLHDYKINLNDGQVQEPDEGCVRSYETIVEADLVYIMV; the protein is encoded by the coding sequence ATGGAGAAAATTTTGGTTGGTCAATTAGCCAGTTTAGCCCCTAGAATGGGGAAAGAAGTTATTGTTGGAGAGCAAAAAATTGCTGTTTTTCGCTTAAGTGATGATCGTATCAAAGCAATTGAAAATGTTTGCCCACATAAACAAGGACCATTAGCTGAAGGAACGGTTTCAGGAGAGTATGTTTTTTGTCCATTGCATGACTATAAAATCAATTTGAATGACGGACAAGTACAAGAACCAGATGAAGGCTGTGTTCGTTCTTATGAAACGATTGTTGAAGCAGATCTCGTTTATATTATGGTGTAG